One Candidatus Thermokryptus mobilis DNA window includes the following coding sequences:
- a CDS encoding ABC transporter ATP-binding protein gives MFDVETFELTKVFGDVVAVDSVSLKIEKGEIFGLLGPNGAGKTTLVRLLCGLLKPTSGDALVGGFSILKEPEEVKKIIGYMSQRFGLYDDLTVEENISFYAGIYLNDKKLAKKRTEEIIEELSFQRYRRTLAMHLSGGWRQRLSFATAIVHEPKIVFLDEPTSGVDPVSRRQFWELVYNLSAKGKTVLVTTHYMDEAERCNRVAFISAGKIIALDSPTNIKKKYLRGEVVSIIPEDLMKCYDALRSLDFVEDVGIFGDSVHIVVENADEKMPEILNFLLKKGLAYVKVEKIQPSIEDVFVALTKNKNQNAI, from the coding sequence ATGTTTGATGTTGAGACATTTGAATTGACAAAGGTTTTTGGTGATGTGGTAGCTGTTGATTCAGTTAGTTTGAAAATTGAAAAGGGGGAAATTTTCGGTTTGCTTGGACCAAATGGAGCTGGGAAGACGACCCTTGTGCGCTTGCTTTGTGGTTTGTTGAAACCGACATCTGGGGATGCGCTTGTCGGTGGTTTTTCCATACTTAAAGAACCGGAAGAGGTCAAGAAAATAATTGGTTATATGTCTCAAAGGTTTGGGCTTTATGATGATTTGACCGTGGAGGAAAATATAAGTTTTTATGCTGGCATTTATCTCAATGATAAAAAATTAGCGAAGAAACGAACGGAAGAGATAATTGAAGAGCTTTCATTTCAAAGGTATAGAAGGACACTTGCAATGCATTTATCGGGTGGGTGGAGACAGCGTCTTTCGTTTGCCACAGCGATAGTCCACGAGCCGAAAATTGTTTTCCTTGATGAGCCAACATCAGGTGTTGACCCCGTTTCAAGAAGGCAATTCTGGGAACTTGTATATAATCTCTCTGCTAAGGGGAAGACCGTTCTTGTGACGACTCATTATATGGATGAAGCGGAAAGATGTAACAGAGTTGCTTTTATTTCTGCCGGGAAGATAATCGCTCTTGACTCACCGACAAACATAAAGAAAAAATATCTGCGGGGTGAAGTCGTAAGCATAATCCCGGAGGATTTGATGAAATGTTATGACGCGCTCAGGTCGCTTGATTTTGTTGAAGATGTCGGCATATTTGGTGATTCAGTTCATATCGTCGTTGAGAATGCGGATGAGAAGATGCCAGAGATACTCAATTTCTTGCTTAAAAAGGGACTGGCTTATGTGAAAGTTGAAAAAATTCAACCATCAATTGAAGATGTTTTTGTGGCTCTCACGAAAAATAAAAATCAAAACGCTATTTAA
- a CDS encoding HlyD family secretion protein, protein MKKHIFFLLVWLLLNSCSGGKGDKDLKIYASGVVEAREVIVSSEVSGRIIELNFDEGSRVDSGFVLCRVDTEMIYQRYLEAKSQAEALLLQYQLLLKGARREEIEAMEQAVERARVNFENTKKHFERIKKLYEENVATQEQFDNARTLYESSKSQYEEAVKKLEILKSGAREEEIKIAFANYQRALAQMKSVELQIKKSKILSPISGFVTTKFVELGEFVSPGVPIAKISNLDEVYIRIYLPESELGFVKLGDSVDVKIDSYPKRVFKGMVVFVSPRAEFTPKNVQTKEERTKLVYAVKVKVRNEKGIFKPGMPADVEIIK, encoded by the coding sequence ATGAAAAAGCACATTTTTTTCCTCTTGGTTTGGTTATTGTTGAATTCCTGTTCTGGGGGAAAAGGGGACAAGGATTTGAAAATTTATGCAAGTGGGGTAGTTGAAGCTCGGGAAGTTATAGTCAGTTCAGAGGTGAGCGGGAGGATTATTGAATTAAATTTTGACGAGGGTAGCAGGGTTGATAGTGGATTTGTCCTTTGTCGTGTTGATACCGAGATGATTTATCAGAGGTATCTTGAAGCGAAGTCGCAGGCGGAAGCACTTTTGTTGCAATATCAATTGCTTTTGAAAGGAGCAAGGCGCGAGGAAATAGAAGCAATGGAGCAAGCCGTTGAGCGTGCCAGGGTAAATTTTGAAAACACCAAAAAACATTTTGAGAGAATTAAAAAGTTATATGAGGAAAATGTCGCGACTCAGGAACAGTTTGACAATGCGAGGACACTTTATGAGTCAAGTAAGTCACAGTATGAAGAGGCGGTTAAAAAGTTGGAAATTTTAAAAAGTGGCGCTAGAGAAGAAGAGATAAAAATTGCTTTCGCCAACTATCAAAGAGCACTTGCTCAGATGAAAAGCGTTGAATTACAGATTAAAAAATCAAAAATTTTGTCGCCGATATCCGGTTTCGTCACGACGAAGTTTGTTGAGTTGGGTGAGTTTGTTTCCCCAGGGGTTCCAATAGCGAAGATTTCAAACCTTGATGAGGTTTACATTCGCATTTATCTGCCTGAAAGTGAGCTTGGCTTTGTAAAGCTTGGTGATAGTGTTGATGTGAAGATTGATTCTTATCCGAAAAGAGTTTTCAAAGGTATGGTTGTTTTCGTTTCGCCTAGGGCTGAATTTACACCAAAAAATGTTCAAACGAAGGAGGAAAGGACAAAACTTGTCTATGCTGTAAAAGTAAAGGTGAGAAATGAGAAGGGTATTTTCAAACCCGGAATGCCTGCTGATGTTGAAATAATAAAATGA
- the cutA gene encoding divalent-cation tolerance protein CutA yields MSEHIVVLITTPNVIEARKISKTLVEEKLAACCNIVQKVNSIYFWKGSIEDDSESLIIIKTKKDIFPQLVKRVKELHKYTVPEIIALPIIDGSESYLQWIDETVTRKET; encoded by the coding sequence ATGAGCGAACATATCGTCGTTTTAATTACAACCCCAAATGTCATTGAGGCGAGGAAAATATCAAAAACACTCGTTGAGGAAAAACTCGCAGCTTGTTGCAACATCGTTCAAAAAGTTAATTCAATCTACTTCTGGAAAGGCAGCATTGAAGATGATTCCGAATCCCTGATAATAATTAAAACAAAAAAGGATATCTTCCCACAACTTGTAAAACGGGTCAAAGAACTGCATAAATACACAGTCCCTGAAATAATCGCTTTGCCAATAATTGATGGCTCTGAATCTTACCTCCAATGGATAGATGAAACAGTCACAAGGAAAGAGACATAG
- a CDS encoding ABC transporter permease, with the protein MKQSQGKRHRILKFYTLAIYFFLYLPILILVLLSFNKSRWTTIWEGFTFQWYLKLFKNELLLNSAKNSLIIATISTLISTVFGTLGAIALRKINFKIRESFKLLVYLPIVIPEIVLAGALLSFFGFVKITLGFTTVIIAHIVFSISYVILIVLARLQNIEKEIEESALDLGANEFEVIKRVTIPLLLPAITSSALIVFTLSIDDYVITSFVAGVSSTTLPLQIYSMLRTSITPEVNAISTIMLITTTIAIFLSQRLLKEK; encoded by the coding sequence ATGAAACAGTCACAAGGAAAGAGACATAGAATTCTAAAATTTTACACACTTGCGATTTACTTCTTCCTCTACCTTCCGATTCTAATTCTCGTCTTGCTTTCATTCAACAAGTCAAGATGGACAACTATTTGGGAGGGTTTCACTTTCCAATGGTATTTGAAACTTTTCAAAAACGAATTGCTTTTAAATTCTGCAAAAAATAGCTTGATAATAGCGACGATTTCAACATTGATTTCAACAGTTTTCGGAACGCTCGGAGCGATAGCACTCAGAAAAATTAATTTCAAAATAAGGGAGAGCTTTAAACTGCTTGTTTATCTTCCGATAGTGATACCTGAAATAGTTCTCGCAGGAGCTTTGCTCAGCTTCTTTGGTTTCGTAAAGATAACCCTTGGCTTCACAACAGTCATTATAGCACATATCGTCTTCAGCATCTCGTATGTAATTTTAATCGTTCTGGCTAGATTACAAAACATTGAAAAGGAGATTGAAGAATCAGCCCTTGACCTTGGAGCGAATGAATTTGAAGTCATAAAAAGAGTGACAATCCCATTGCTTCTACCAGCCATAACTTCATCAGCGCTTATCGTCTTCACACTTTCAATTGACGATTACGTGATAACCTCTTTCGTCGCTGGCGTTTCATCAACAACGCTACCGCTCCAGATTTATTCAATGTTAAGGACAAGCATAACCCCAGAAGTAAATGCAATATCAACCATAATGCTTATCACGACGACGATCGCTATATTTTTATCACAAAGGTTGCTAAAGGAGAAATGA
- a CDS encoding ABC transporter substrate-binding protein, which produces MIRKFLFLAFVLIFISCGRNKNQVNVYIWSDYLPSDVIEKFEKETGIKVNIDTYDSNEILLEKLLTGVSKYDVVVPSDYMVQILIRQNLLQKIDKSKITNLKNINKKFLNLEFDPGNEFTIPFFWGTTGFAYRRDKLGELPNTWQVLFDEKYAGKILMLDDMRECFAVALKLMGHSINETDTTILSKAREILMSQKKLVKQYNSSGFDQAILSGDVWIAHGWSGQLVKIAETDTKIVYVFPKEGGTLWIDNLAIPKTAENIENAHIFINFLLKPEISARVSEFSGYATVNDSAKKFINPKFLTRQRYPNDEDLKNFELMKDLGPVTKLLDRYWTEIKSK; this is translated from the coding sequence ATGATAAGAAAATTCCTTTTTCTTGCTTTTGTCTTAATTTTCATCTCCTGCGGAAGGAACAAAAACCAAGTGAATGTCTACATCTGGTCAGATTATCTCCCAAGCGATGTGATTGAAAAATTTGAAAAAGAAACCGGGATAAAGGTCAACATTGACACTTATGATTCTAATGAGATTCTCCTTGAAAAACTATTGACAGGGGTGAGCAAATATGATGTCGTGGTCCCATCTGACTATATGGTCCAAATTTTGATAAGGCAGAATCTCCTACAAAAAATTGACAAGTCAAAAATTACAAACCTGAAAAATATCAATAAGAAATTTCTAAACCTTGAATTTGACCCTGGGAACGAATTCACAATACCTTTTTTCTGGGGAACTACGGGATTTGCTTATAGAAGAGATAAACTTGGCGAACTACCCAACACCTGGCAAGTTCTATTTGATGAAAAATACGCTGGAAAAATTTTAATGCTTGACGATATGAGAGAGTGTTTTGCAGTGGCACTTAAACTTATGGGACACTCAATAAATGAAACTGACACAACTATTTTATCAAAAGCAAGGGAAATTTTAATGAGTCAAAAAAAATTGGTAAAGCAATACAACAGTTCCGGTTTTGATCAAGCAATTTTATCTGGCGATGTTTGGATAGCGCACGGATGGAGCGGACAACTTGTGAAAATCGCTGAAACCGATACTAAAATAGTATATGTTTTTCCGAAAGAAGGAGGAACCCTATGGATTGATAATCTTGCAATTCCCAAAACAGCTGAAAACATTGAAAATGCCCACATATTCATCAACTTCCTTTTAAAGCCAGAAATAAGCGCCAGAGTAAGCGAGTTCTCTGGATATGCAACCGTAAATGACTCGGCAAAAAAATTCATAAATCCAAAATTTCTCACAAGGCAAAGATATCCAAATGATGAAGACCTCAAAAATTTTGAACTTATGAAAGACCTCGGACCTGTGACGAAGCTTCTTGATAGATACTGGACGGAGATAAAGTCAAAGTGA
- a CDS encoding 4Fe-4S dicluster domain-containing protein: MAYIICEPCVGVCDTACVQVCPVNCIYGPEGYDVTNEEHLKEMREKKMQLYIHPQECIDCGACQPECPVEAIFPEAEVPEKWQNYIRINYERFGL; the protein is encoded by the coding sequence ATGGCTTACATTATTTGCGAACCCTGCGTAGGCGTTTGCGACACCGCCTGTGTTCAAGTGTGTCCTGTAAACTGCATCTACGGACCAGAGGGATATGATGTGACAAACGAGGAACATCTGAAGGAGATGAGAGAGAAGAAGATGCAGCTTTACATCCACCCGCAAGAGTGCATTGACTGTGGGGCTTGCCAACCAGAATGCCCAGTTGAAGCAATCTTCCCAGAGGCTGAGGTGCCTGAAAAATGGCAAAATTATATCAGGATAAATTATGAGAGATTCGGGCTGTGA
- the purM gene encoding phosphoribosylformylglycinamidine cyclo-ligase: MKTYKDAGVDIETADKLVEKIKKIAKTTFNQRVLTDIGLFGAFYDIKFDKFKHPVLVSSVDGVGTKLKIAFMTNRHDTVGQDLVNHCVNDILVCGAEPLFFLDYFATGKLIPEVAEKVISGMAKACEENGCSLIGGETAEMPGFYTEAEYDIAGMIVGIVEKEKIIKGDNVKPGDILVALPSNGLHTNGYSLARAVLLEKFKIDEFIPELNSTLADELLKIHRSYLKPISKLIEKFDLHAMSHVTGGGIIGNTKRVIPENFKIKIDWNAWERPAIFKLIQEIGKVPEEDMRRTFNLGVGFILIVDKKDADGILKELKSLGENPFIIGEISN; this comes from the coding sequence ATGAAAACTTATAAAGACGCAGGTGTTGATATTGAAACCGCAGATAAACTTGTTGAAAAGATAAAAAAAATCGCCAAAACAACATTTAACCAAAGAGTTCTAACGGATATCGGTTTATTTGGCGCTTTCTATGACATCAAGTTTGATAAATTTAAGCACCCTGTTCTTGTTTCAAGTGTTGACGGTGTGGGGACGAAGTTGAAAATTGCTTTTATGACAAACCGACACGACACCGTCGGTCAAGACCTTGTGAATCATTGTGTCAATGATATACTCGTCTGTGGAGCTGAACCGCTCTTTTTCCTTGATTACTTTGCAACCGGGAAATTGATACCCGAAGTTGCAGAAAAAGTAATCTCAGGGATGGCAAAGGCATGTGAAGAAAATGGATGTTCATTGATAGGTGGAGAAACCGCAGAAATGCCAGGTTTCTATACCGAAGCTGAATATGATATCGCCGGGATGATAGTTGGAATAGTTGAAAAGGAAAAAATCATAAAAGGAGATAATGTTAAACCCGGTGACATCTTAGTCGCATTACCCTCAAACGGCTTGCACACAAACGGCTATTCGCTTGCAAGAGCTGTTTTACTTGAAAAATTTAAAATTGATGAATTCATCCCTGAGTTAAACTCAACACTTGCTGACGAACTTTTGAAAATTCACCGCTCCTATTTAAAGCCCATTTCAAAGCTGATTGAAAAATTTGACCTTCACGCAATGTCTCATGTCACTGGGGGCGGTATCATAGGAAACACGAAAAGGGTCATCCCAGAGAATTTTAAAATAAAAATTGATTGGAACGCCTGGGAAAGACCAGCTATTTTTAAATTAATCCAAGAGATCGGTAAGGTTCCAGAAGAAGATATGCGACGAACATTTAACCTTGGAGTTGGATTTATTTTGATAGTTGATAAAAAAGATGCAGATGGAATTTTAAAGGAATTAAAATCCCTGGGCGAAAATCCATTTATAATCGGTGAAATTTCAAACTGA
- a CDS encoding MFS transporter codes for MDRKFKIFIWTLFDFANTSFSVLILTTAYSVYFREIVTGNSQIGDFLWGLAFSISMFIVAFISPFLGAIADHSSNKKFFLFIFTILCITSTGLMFFVGRGDILLGMVLLILANIGFEGGLVFYDAFLPEITTERSYGRVSGYGFAMGYVGSFMSLLVAYPFLKGEFAEWNLFNVKLSFIVAASFFLFFSLPFFIVIKERKIEIDNKISYLKIGIERVKSTFANAKKYSNIGRFLLSYFIYADGINTVIIFASIFARHTLNFSLVEILTFFLTVQSTAILGSVIFGIIADSIGQKKTLSLTLLLWVITAIGAYFCVDKTTFYIIGFIAGAAMGSSQSTSRSLMSKIIPPSKKTEFFGFYSFFGKSSAILGPLVFGTVSSLTGSQRVAVISVALFFIVGLILLQRVREEKFQESV; via the coding sequence GTGGATAGAAAATTTAAAATTTTCATCTGGACGCTTTTTGACTTCGCAAACACTTCATTTTCAGTTTTAATTTTGACAACCGCCTATTCTGTTTATTTCAGGGAAATTGTAACGGGGAATTCTCAAATTGGGGATTTTTTATGGGGGCTTGCTTTTAGCATCTCTATGTTTATCGTTGCCTTTATCTCACCGTTTCTAGGGGCGATAGCAGATCACAGTTCCAATAAAAAGTTTTTCCTTTTCATATTTACAATCCTTTGCATCACATCAACTGGGTTGATGTTTTTCGTTGGACGAGGGGATATATTGCTTGGGATGGTTTTGCTCATATTGGCAAATATAGGATTTGAAGGGGGACTTGTTTTTTATGATGCTTTCCTTCCAGAGATAACGACTGAAAGAAGCTATGGAAGAGTTTCGGGATATGGTTTTGCGATGGGTTATGTGGGTTCATTTATGTCTTTGCTTGTTGCTTACCCGTTCCTAAAAGGTGAGTTTGCCGAATGGAATCTTTTTAATGTCAAGTTGAGTTTTATAGTGGCTGCATCTTTTTTTCTTTTCTTTTCGCTTCCTTTCTTTATCGTGATAAAGGAGAGAAAAATTGAAATTGACAACAAGATTTCTTATTTGAAGATTGGGATTGAAAGGGTCAAATCAACTTTCGCAAATGCCAAGAAATACAGTAACATTGGCAGGTTTTTGCTTTCGTATTTTATTTACGCTGATGGGATAAACACGGTTATAATTTTCGCTTCAATTTTTGCCCGCCACACGCTTAATTTTTCACTGGTTGAGATATTAACATTCTTTTTGACTGTTCAATCAACAGCGATACTCGGTTCGGTTATCTTTGGTATAATCGCCGACAGCATCGGGCAGAAGAAAACTTTAAGCTTAACCTTACTTTTATGGGTTATAACGGCTATTGGTGCGTATTTTTGCGTTGATAAAACAACTTTTTATATCATCGGATTTATCGCTGGAGCTGCTATGGGTTCGTCTCAATCAACAAGTAGAAGTTTAATGTCAAAAATAATTCCACCGAGCAAGAAAACCGAATTTTTTGGGTTTTATTCTTTTTTCGGAAAATCGTCAGCGATACTTGGTCCGCTTGTCTTTGGTACTGTTTCATCATTGACGGGAAGTCAAAGGGTTGCTGTTATTTCAGTGGCTTTGTTTTTCATTGTGGGCTTAATTCTCTTGCAAAGGGTAAGGGAAGAAAAGTTCCAGGAATCAGTTTGA
- the nusB gene encoding transcription antitermination factor NusB has protein sequence MPYKRRIIRERVLQMLYAYELSGSSPEFILDDLFSEFRSDKESYEFGKSLFLNVIEHSDELDGMIAKKIKNWELDRIALIDRIVLRMGICELRYFPEIPPKVSINEAIELAKKFSTERSGKFVNGVLDAVYNELKETGQLIKHGRGLIDKSLRKEED, from the coding sequence GTGCCTTACAAGAGAAGAATAATACGGGAACGAGTTCTTCAAATGCTCTATGCGTATGAATTATCAGGAAGTTCGCCGGAGTTCATTTTGGACGATTTGTTTTCCGAATTTCGCTCGGATAAGGAAAGTTATGAATTTGGGAAGAGTTTATTTTTAAATGTCATTGAGCACTCCGATGAGCTTGATGGAATGATAGCAAAAAAGATAAAGAATTGGGAACTTGATAGGATTGCGTTAATTGATAGGATTGTTTTGAGGATGGGGATTTGTGAGCTGAGGTATTTCCCTGAGATACCACCGAAGGTAAGCATAAACGAAGCGATTGAACTTGCGAAGAAATTCAGCACTGAAAGAAGCGGTAAATTTGTAAATGGGGTTCTTGATGCGGTTTATAATGAATTGAAAGAAACGGGACAACTCATAAAGCATGGACGTGGCTTAATTGATAAAAGTTTGAGGAAGGAAGAGGATTAA
- a CDS encoding Glu/Leu/Phe/Val dehydrogenase dimerization domain-containing protein, with product MNVFELIHREGHEQVVFCHEGSTGLKAIIAIHSTVLGPALGGVRMWKYEKEEDALYDVLRLSKAMTYKAAVAGLNLGGGKAVIIGDPQKQRNEALFRAFGRFVQSLGGRYITAEDVGTDEKVMEWIYAETKYVTGIPESLGGSGNPAPVTAYGVYVGIKACVKEVYGNESLAGKKVAIQGAGQVGRFLCQHLVKDGAKVYITDIIPEKVKMCVDEYKVEFVEPEKIYDVDADIFAPCALGGIINDETIPRFKFKIIAGGANNQLLDEDKHDRMLMEHGILYAPDYVINAGGLINVGREVEGYSKEHAMKKAEGIYDTLIKIFEVAKKEKIPTHVASARIAEERISSVLKIKKISV from the coding sequence ATGAACGTATTTGAACTAATCCACAGAGAGGGTCATGAACAAGTTGTCTTTTGTCATGAGGGGTCAACTGGATTAAAAGCGATAATTGCAATTCACAGCACTGTTCTTGGACCAGCACTTGGTGGGGTCAGGATGTGGAAGTATGAAAAGGAAGAGGACGCACTTTATGATGTGCTTCGCCTTTCAAAGGCGATGACTTATAAAGCAGCGGTTGCTGGGCTTAATCTCGGTGGTGGTAAGGCGGTTATAATTGGAGACCCGCAAAAGCAAAGGAATGAAGCACTTTTTAGGGCTTTTGGAAGATTTGTTCAAAGTTTGGGTGGTAGATACATAACAGCGGAAGATGTTGGAACTGACGAAAAAGTTATGGAATGGATTTATGCTGAAACAAAGTATGTCACCGGGATACCAGAGTCACTTGGCGGTAGCGGTAATCCTGCCCCTGTGACTGCATATGGAGTTTATGTTGGGATAAAAGCGTGTGTAAAGGAGGTTTACGGGAATGAGTCACTTGCTGGGAAAAAAGTTGCAATTCAAGGTGCGGGGCAAGTTGGACGTTTCTTATGTCAACATCTTGTGAAGGATGGCGCAAAAGTTTATATAACGGACATAATCCCTGAAAAAGTTAAGATGTGCGTTGATGAATATAAAGTTGAATTTGTAGAACCAGAAAAAATTTACGATGTTGATGCGGATATTTTCGCACCTTGTGCTTTGGGTGGAATTATAAACGATGAGACAATCCCAAGATTTAAGTTCAAGATAATCGCTGGCGGTGCGAATAACCAGCTACTTGACGAGGACAAGCACGATAGGATGTTGATGGAACATGGCATTCTTTATGCGCCCGATTATGTTATAAACGCTGGTGGTTTAATAAATGTTGGGAGGGAAGTTGAAGGTTACAGCAAAGAGCACGCCATGAAAAAAGCCGAGGGAATTTACGATACTTTGATTAAAATTTTTGAAGTCGCAAAGAAGGAGAAAATCCCAACACATGTCGCTTCTGCTAGAATTGCTGAAGAAAGGATATCAAGTGTTTTGAAGATAAAGAAAATTTCCGTCTAA
- a CDS encoding ABC transporter ATP-binding protein, which produces MAIKVQEICFSYGDVPVLKNISFDVSRGEFVSLIGPNGSGKTTLLKVLIRVLTPQKGKVLIFDRDIKSYSRREIARLIGFVPQDNTFAFPYTSLEVVLMGRTPYLKGIGFENRKDLEIALQVMELTNTVDLADKPISALSFGERQRVLIARALAQQPQIILLDEPNAHLDISHQVEIFSLLKSLSIERGVTVIAVSHDLNLISSYSDKVILLSSGEVYAIGKPDFVLTGDNIKNVYGAEVIVDTNPITGSPRITLLPNKIGQFTDKLKIKKGGNHERI; this is translated from the coding sequence ATGGCGATAAAAGTCCAGGAAATATGCTTCAGCTATGGCGATGTGCCCGTTCTTAAAAATATAAGCTTTGATGTCTCACGGGGTGAGTTTGTAAGTTTGATAGGACCAAATGGCTCCGGGAAGACAACACTACTTAAAGTTTTAATACGAGTTCTCACACCACAAAAGGGGAAAGTGTTAATTTTTGATCGTGATATAAAATCATACTCAAGGAGAGAAATCGCACGCCTCATAGGTTTTGTCCCACAGGATAATACTTTCGCCTTTCCATACACTTCGCTTGAAGTTGTTTTAATGGGGAGAACACCGTATTTGAAGGGGATCGGTTTTGAAAATCGCAAAGACCTTGAGATCGCTCTTCAAGTTATGGAGTTGACGAATACAGTTGATTTAGCTGATAAACCGATTTCGGCTTTATCTTTTGGAGAAAGACAGCGAGTTTTAATCGCAAGAGCTTTAGCCCAGCAACCGCAGATAATTTTACTTGATGAACCAAATGCTCACCTTGATATTTCCCACCAAGTTGAGATTTTCTCGCTTCTTAAAAGTTTGTCAATTGAAAGAGGCGTCACGGTCATAGCTGTTTCGCATGATTTGAATTTGATTTCATCTTACAGTGATAAAGTAATTTTGTTATCTTCCGGTGAGGTATACGCAATCGGGAAACCGGATTTTGTGTTGACAGGTGATAACATAAAAAATGTTTATGGGGCTGAAGTCATAGTTGATACCAATCCAATCACAGGTTCGCCGAGGATTACACTCCTGCCCAACAAAATTGGGCAGTTCACCGATAAACTTAAAATCAAAAAAGGAGGAAATCATGAACGTATTTGA
- a CDS encoding nickel-dependent hydrogenase large subunit — translation MLFIFAQACSLDQRKDWRQGIGQVEAPRGTLIHHYQTDERGLIKSANLIVATQNNSARIVLSVDKVARNKIKGGQVDDGILNMIEMAFRAYDPCHACATHSLQSGIPLMIRVYNCDGVLVREIISE, via the coding sequence TTGTTGTTTATATTCGCTCAAGCTTGCTCACTTGATCAAAGAAAGGACTGGCGCCAAGGTATAGGGCAGGTTGAGGCACCGCGTGGAACTCTTATTCACCATTACCAAACTGATGAAAGAGGATTGATCAAAAGTGCTAACTTAATAGTTGCAACTCAAAATAATTCAGCGAGAATTGTCCTATCCGTTGATAAGGTGGCAAGGAATAAGATAAAGGGCGGTCAGGTTGATGATGGAATTTTAAATATGATTGAAATGGCATTTAGAGCGTATGATCCGTGTCATGCTTGTGCTACTCATTCGCTTCAATCGGGGATACCTTTAATGATTAGAGTTTACAACTGTGATGGGGTTTTGGTTAGGGAGATTATCAGTGAATGA
- a CDS encoding glycosyltransferase family 2 protein: protein MIKFIKKIPPMTEKAPKVSVIILNWNTKHFLEKFLPPLLQTDYPNFEVIVADNGSTDGSADLIKEKFKNVKLVEFDKNYGFAGGYNRSFKFANGEYIVLLNSDVEVTPNWLNPIVNFMEENPDVFACQPKILSFYERNKFEYAGACGGFIDVFGYPFCRGRIFDFCEEDKGQYDDTIQVFWATGACLVMRKKFLNEIGLLDEDFFAHMEEIDLCWRANLNGYKIFCLPQSVVYHVGGGTLPKTNTWKTFLNHRNSLIMLEKNLDTLKLFTIIPIRLALDLVTAITYILKADLKNFIAVMKAISTFLLLQPKWIYKRIENRKKLKKNKITGKLIYKKSIVFDYFILGKKKFSDLKF from the coding sequence ATGATTAAATTTATCAAAAAAATTCCACCGATGACGGAAAAAGCTCCAAAGGTCAGCGTAATCATCCTTAACTGGAACACGAAACATTTCCTTGAAAAATTTTTGCCCCCTTTACTTCAAACCGACTACCCGAATTTTGAAGTGATAGTCGCTGATAACGGTTCAACAGACGGAAGCGCTGACTTAATAAAGGAGAAATTTAAAAATGTTAAGCTGGTTGAATTTGATAAAAATTATGGATTCGCTGGCGGATATAATCGCTCTTTTAAATTTGCGAATGGGGAATACATCGTATTACTTAATTCAGATGTTGAAGTAACACCGAACTGGTTGAATCCTATTGTAAACTTTATGGAGGAAAATCCAGATGTTTTCGCATGTCAACCCAAAATTCTTTCGTTTTATGAACGAAATAAATTTGAATACGCTGGAGCATGCGGGGGCTTCATTGATGTGTTCGGCTACCCCTTCTGTCGCGGCAGAATTTTTGATTTCTGCGAAGAAGATAAAGGTCAATATGACGATACGATCCAAGTTTTTTGGGCGACAGGGGCTTGTCTTGTGATGAGGAAAAAATTTCTCAATGAGATTGGACTTCTTGATGAAGACTTCTTCGCACATATGGAAGAAATTGATCTTTGCTGGCGTGCAAATCTTAACGGTTATAAAATTTTCTGCCTACCACAAAGCGTCGTTTATCATGTTGGTGGCGGAACTTTGCCCAAAACAAACACATGGAAAACATTCCTAAATCACAGAAATAGCTTGATAATGTTGGAGAAGAACCTTGATACCTTAAAACTTTTTACAATCATCCCAATCAGATTAGCTCTTGACTTGGTAACTGCGATCACCTATATTTTGAAAGCCGATTTAAAAAATTTCATCGCTGTTATGAAAGCAATTTCAACCTTTCTACTGCTTCAACCAAAGTGGATTTATAAGAGGATTGAGAACAGAAAAAAACTTAAAAAAAATAAAATTACGGGCAAACTGATCTACAAGAAAAGCATCGTGTTTGACTATTTCATTTTGGGCAAGAAAAAATTTTCCGATTTGAAGTTTTAA